AGGCCCCCGCCGACTTGCAGACCAAGGTGCAGGAACTGGCCCGGGCCGCCCACGATTTTTTTTGCGTACCCGCCGAAACCTACTGACATAGGGCTGTCACTGGGCGTGCCGAAGTTTGGACTATCAATCAACCCAAACTCCTTTAAGCTCATGGAAACTACCCTCGCAGCCTCCCCCCTCGCCCAAGCCTTCAGCATCGAGCTGCTCGACGAAGCCAAGCTCACCCGACGCGTGCTGGAGCGCGTGCCCGTCGCGCAGTTCGACTGGCAGCCCCACGTCAAGTCGATGAAGCTCGGCCAGCTCGCCCGCCACACCGCCGACCTTATCGGCTGGATCAAGGACACGCTCGATACAACTGAAATCGACGTGGCCGTCTTCGACGATGCTCCGGTAATGCCCATCACTAGCACCGAGGAATTGCTGGCCTACTTTAACCAGCGCGTGGAGGCCGCTAACACCGGCTTGCTGCAGGCCACGCCCGAAGACCTGGAACAGCAGTGGACCATGCGCAGCGGCGACTATGTGATTGTGGCGCAACCCCGGGCCGAGGTAGTACGTCACCTCATCAGCCACATGATTCACCACCGTGGGCAGCTGAGCGTGTACCTACGCCTGCTCGACGTACCGGTGCCTTACATCTACGGCCCCTCCGCCGACGACTCCGCCCAGCCCGAGTAAGCTTACCAGTAGCCCCCTGAACGCCGCAAACCCCGACCAGCTAAGTTGGTCGGGGTTTGCTGGTCTTTGGACAGTTTACCGGCGGCGTAGCCGCTAGGAAATGGCGCTGGGGCTGTGCAGCAAGGGCAATTCCAGGCGCTCCACGGTTTGTTTTTCAAAGTCGAACTCGATGAGCACGGCCGGCTCCTCCCCCACTACCCAGCCGTCGTGCCCTGGCTCGATGGCTACGGCCTGGGGTGCCACAAAGGTTTCGGTCACGCCATCGGCATACTGAATACTGATCTGGCCGGCCGCCAGAAACCCTACGTGGGCGTGCATGCACAGCGGTGTGCCCATAATATCCTTTAGGTTCTTGGACCACCGAAACCCCACCGGATACACGATGCGCTTAACCCGGGCGGCCCCGGTCTGAACTACGTCGACCTGAACTCCGCCAACTTCGCGGCGGGAGGCGCCCTTCATCGGGCCAAACAAGGAATTTGGAGTAGGCATGAGCGTAGGACTTGAAGTAGAACAAATTGAACTGGCGGAGTAAGCATCTCAGTCTAACTCCCTCACAACAAGAGTAATTTAGGACTTTTCAGCTAACCTACCAGCTATTGCCCGAATTATAGTAGTCCCAACCTGTGCCCGGCTAGCTACTACCCACAACTTACCGCAGCACCCGGCCGGGGCTTTGGGCATGTCGCAGCCAGGTCTGAGCCTCGGCCAGGCTGCCGAAGGTGCGCATCTGGAAATAGTCGCCGATACTGGTGTGCATGGCCTCGGCCGAGAGGGCTGCCAACGAGCCGGGGTCGACGACGTGGGCAAAGTGCGTGAGGCCGCCGGCAATAGCCCGCGGCGTCCAGTCCTGGGCAATCCACTCCACGGCATGATCCCAGGGCCCGACCACCAGGGAATTGTCGTTCAGCAGGTAGGGGCACTGGCGCTTCATCAGCACTTCCAGTCCAGCTTCGGCACCCACCAGAATGCCGGCGTGCGTTTGGTAGCCAATCCAGTTGTTGTAGACCCAGTTATTCACCGCGTCGTAGTTGATGGTCAGGTATGTTTTCCCAAAGGCATTGCTCAGCTCTCTTCTCATGGCTTGCAAGATACGGCGGCGTTTGCTACGGTTGAGCTTACTCGGAAAATACCGCTGGCTCACCCACTTCCCAAAGGCCCAACAAAAAAGCCGAACCTGTCCAGGTCCGGCTTTTTTGATATTGCTACTCGCGCCTATTTGCTGTCGTCGTCGACGGGCTTGCCCTGCTGGTGCATGTTGGCCGCTACCAGGTCGTCGGGAAGGACGTTGCTGATGGCTACCTGCACCTTGTTCTTAAAGCCCGACACAATCTTGTCCTTGCCGGCCAATAGCGCCTCGTAGCCGTCCTTGGCCACGTCGGCCGGGTCGGCCTTGCTGCCTTCGGCCACCAGTTTGGACTGCTCCATGTCGGCCTTGCGGAAGAAATCCGTGTCCGTCACGCCGGGCAGCAGGGCCGTGATGGTCACGCCCGAATCTTTGGTTTCCTCGCGGATAGCCTCGGTGAACGAGGTGACAAAGGCCTTAGTGCCGTGGTACACCGATTGCAACGGCCCCGGCAGTTCCCCACCGATAGACGACACCTGCAGGATTTTGCCCGAGCCCCGGGCCACCATTTCCTTCAGGAAGCACTTAGTCAGCACCACGTAGGCCCCGATGTTGAGCTGAATGATGTCGAGCTCCCGGTTGATGTCGGTTTCGATAAACTCGCCGTACTGGCCCTGGCCGGCGTCATTGACCAGCACTTCCACCTCGATGCCCTGGGCCCGCACGGCCTCGTAGAGCTCGAAGGGAGCTTCCCGCTGAAACAAATCCTTAGCCAGGGGCACGACCTGCACGCCGTATTGCTGCTGGAACTCGGCGGCTGTGCGGTCCAGCTCCTGCTGGTGGCGGGCCACTAGTACCAGGTTGTATTTATCCTGCGCCAGCAGCTTGGCCAGTTCGTAGCCAATACCGCTGGTAGCCCCCGTAATGAGGGCGAATTTCTGTTCGTTAGCCATAGTGTTTTAGGTTAGGTTGGTAGTAGACAGGGTTTTCTTTACGCCCTTTCGGCAGCGGCGTTTCCAGTCCAACTCACATTTTCGCCATTACAACCCACTACAGATCAGCTTACTATTGTTATTTTCAACAGTAGCCAGCCCATAAAAAAGCCCTGACTACCGCAGTAGTCAGGGCTTTTTTATGGGCTGGCCTACAACTGGCCGAACAGAGCTTATTTTTTGGCGGGCGCCGCTTGTACTACCGAGTTGGCGGGCAGCGGAATTTCGCGCGAGGTCTGGAATTCGGGAGCCTTGTCAGCCGACTCTTCCACCTTGCGCTGCACGATGCGCAGGGTATTGCCGCCCACGTTCATCACGGCCAGGTCGTAGCTGGTGCCCGAGCCGGGGTCGTAGCTGCGGAAGCCCATGAGCATGTCGTTGGGGAAGCCGGCCAGCTTGGCTTTTTCCTTGTTTACCACGTCGGGCTTACCGCTGAACTGCCCCAGGTCAATATCCTGGCCCTTTCCGCCCTTAACCACGAGGTGGGCGGCCGTTTTACGGTCGGGACCGGCCGGCCCGGGCTTGAAGGAGAAGCTGACCGTCAGATTCTGGGTGGCACTGGCCGCTGGCGCTGCAGCCGGAGCGGCTTCGGGAGTGGCAGCCACCGTATCGGGGGCGGCCGTGGTAGCAGCCGGAGCGGCGTCGGGGGCAGCTGGCGTAGTAGCAGTTGCTTCGGGAGTCGACTGCTCGGTAGCGGGCGGGGTTTGGTTGCAGCCGGCCAGCAAAACCAGGGCGGCGGCCAGTGTCAGGTAGGAAAACTTCATCAGGCAGAGGAAATAGGCAGGAAACGAGAAATTGTTTTGGGCCGGTAAAAATACGCATTATTGCCCGCTCCTATACCGGCTGGTAGTTCACCAAGTTGTATTTTTTGGTTTTGGCCCTGATTTCTTATTTACCTCATCCGGCTCCGAAGGCCTGGCTCTTACAGCGGGTGGGCGTCGTCGTTGCGGCTGGCGCCGGGGTCGGTGAGCTCATCGGGGACGGCCTGCTCGTTGTCGGGCGCGGGGTCGGCGGTGATTTCGTCGGCCACCGGAGCCGGGGGCGGGGTTTCGGCAGTTTCGGCCGGGGCGGGCGTAGCAGTAGGCTTTTGCTTCGGGTCGGCCGGAGTTGGGGCGGAAGGCTGGGGGAGATTTTTCATTGGAAACACGAAAACAGTAACTGCCAAATTGTTCAGCTTTGAACGTAAGCTGCTTTAGCGGGTTTAGGTTCTCAACTTCCCGGCTGTCAGCCAGTAAGCCGCTTCCAGGCCAATCGGGTCCGAAGCCGGTGCCGGTTTTTGCAGCGCCCCGCTTGCGAAAAGTGCCGCCGAGCCCGTAATTTCCATTCCCACGCCTTGATTAGCTCCGCCCCATGACCACCACGTATGACCTTGGCCCCGGCCCCGGGGCGCGCAAGCAGCTAACCGGTCCAGGTTTGCGTATAGCCGATGGTTCCGGCCCGCTGGCCTGCCGCGGGATGCGGCCCGGCTCCCGGAATTAGCGGCCTGCTTTATGAAATTGTTGCTTTTCCGGCGCGTGCTGCTGGCCGTCTTCCTTCTTGTACTCGTGGCCCTGGGCGTGCTGGTGTGGCTGCTGGGCACGGGCTATGGTCGGCGGCAGCTGGAGGCCTGGATCCGGGAGCAGGTTACCCACCGCTCCGAGCTGGTGCTAGCCCCCTTTGAAGTCACCTTCTCGCTGTGGCACGACTTTCCCCACCTGACGGCCTCGGTGCACCACGTCAGCCTGACCGACACGTCCTTTCAGCAGCCGCACGAAGTACTGCGCATCGGGCGGGCCGATATGCGCCTGGATTTGCGCAGCCTCTGGCACAAGCAGCTGGAAATAACCCGCCTCACGGTGCACGACGTGGCCTTCCGGGAGCGGGTCGACTCCTTGGGCCGCAGCTGGGGCCTGCACGGTAAGCGCCGCCACACCAGCACCGGCGCCGGCCCGCCCCTGGAGCTGGCCCTGGACTCGTTGCTGGTCTACAATTTCCGCATCCAAACCCGCAACGACTTTGCCCACAGCGCCTTTGGGGCCGAGGTGCAGCGGGCCCGGTTGACGGCGTCCATCCGTCGGGGAATGCTGCGGGCTCGCGGCACGCTGCTCGGTGAGCTCAGGGAGCTGCGCAACAGTCGCGGCACCCGGTTTCGAAACGAGCCGGTGTGGGCTTCGGTTAATTACCAGTTTGAATTCAAAAAGCGCCAGGGCACGTTGCACCACACCCGGGCCACGCTCAACGGCGATACCATCCGCGTGCGGGGCACCCATGTGACGGTGCCCAACCAGCCCGGCACCCGCCTGTATTTCCGCTTTGAAGGCGAGCAGCCACTCATGGAAGTGCTGCATGCGGCTTTGCCGGCCAACCTGGAGCCTTTCATTGCCGGAGCCACCAGCCCGAGCAAAGCCCACATCCAATACACTATTTCTGGCCTGACCGGCCCCACCGTGCGGCCCCGCAACGTGCTGACGTTCGGGCTGCGGCGCGCCCGCCTGCTCTGGCCCGACCCGCGGCGGCGCATCAACAGCTGGGATTTGCAGGCGACCTACGACAACGGCCCGGCCCACAATCAGAAAACCACTTCGCTCACGGTCCAGCACTGCCGCGTGTACTCGTCGGCCGGCCAGCTCAACGTGGCCCTCACCCTGCGCGATTTCACCCAGCCTTTCGTGAGTGGGCGGTTTCGGGGCCGGACGGAATTGCCCCAGCTGGCGGTACTGGTGGCACCGGGGCAGTGGCGGGCCCGGCACGGGACGGCCG
Above is a genomic segment from Hymenobacter cellulosivorans containing:
- a CDS encoding DinB family protein yields the protein METTLAASPLAQAFSIELLDEAKLTRRVLERVPVAQFDWQPHVKSMKLGQLARHTADLIGWIKDTLDTTEIDVAVFDDAPVMPITSTEELLAYFNQRVEAANTGLLQATPEDLEQQWTMRSGDYVIVAQPRAEVVRHLISHMIHHRGQLSVYLRLLDVPVPYIYGPSADDSAQPE
- a CDS encoding SDR family NAD(P)-dependent oxidoreductase, coding for MANEQKFALITGATSGIGYELAKLLAQDKYNLVLVARHQQELDRTAAEFQQQYGVQVVPLAKDLFQREAPFELYEAVRAQGIEVEVLVNDAGQGQYGEFIETDINRELDIIQLNIGAYVVLTKCFLKEMVARGSGKILQVSSIGGELPGPLQSVYHGTKAFVTSFTEAIREETKDSGVTITALLPGVTDTDFFRKADMEQSKLVAEGSKADPADVAKDGYEALLAGKDKIVSGFKNKVQVAISNVLPDDLVAANMHQQGKPVDDDSK